A DNA window from Leptolyngbya sp. KIOST-1 contains the following coding sequences:
- a CDS encoding DUF5615 family PIN-like protein, whose protein sequence is MSLFAPLYTDEDIAGLVATLLKSRGFDVRTTLEAGMSGCLDDEQLAYAAAEHRCILTHNRVDYERLHLRYLQAGQSHSGMVVTPQNNPYEVAKRVSIILNALSVDEVSNQLLYV, encoded by the coding sequence ATGAGTCTATTTGCGCCCCTCTACACCGACGAGGATATCGCTGGTCTGGTTGCGACATTGCTTAAAAGTCGAGGGTTTGATGTGCGAACTACGCTTGAAGCTGGGATGTCAGGCTGTTTGGACGATGAACAGCTGGCCTATGCCGCAGCCGAACATCGCTGCATCTTGACCCACAATCGAGTTGACTATGAGCGGCTACATCTGCGCTATTTGCAGGCAGGACAATCCCATTCAGGAATGGTGGTGACGCCTCAAAATAATCCTTATGAAGTAGCCAAGCGGGTAAGTATCATCCTAAATGCGCTCTCCGTTGATGAAGTCTCTAACCAACTGTTATATGTCTAG
- a CDS encoding DUF433 domain-containing protein, which translates to MAATVTRYVTRNPNILSGEPIIASTRIPVRAIVGLWRLGTPPEEIPTQYPQMTLAQVFDALGFYLDNQDEVNGYIERNHIPEQLVHPAVRQALKME; encoded by the coding sequence ATGGCGGCTACCGTAACCCGCTATGTAACCCGTAACCCCAATATTCTCAGCGGCGAACCAATTATCGCTTCTACACGTATCCCGGTGCGGGCTATTGTGGGTCTTTGGCGATTGGGTACGCCTCCTGAGGAGATTCCAACTCAGTACCCTCAGATGACATTGGCCCAAGTGTTTGATGCTCTAGGGTTTTACTTAGATAATCAGGATGAGGTGAACGGTTACATTGAACGCAATCATATCCCTGAACAATTGGTACATCCCGCAGTACGACAGGCTCTGAAAATGGAATGA
- a CDS encoding phycobiliprotein lyase, whose translation MDIVNFFETLAGKWFSQRTTHDLAGQSSQAGQSNLQIDFLPASDGDLAETCASLGHDLSQVACGLRVHQDSQIDGQTQKTQGTALMIVLTPTDAGEGVLVQATGSSARQGRYRIEDEVLTITTPTETGQVEERLWFINPNLRMRTSVVKVGDTEQIASFCSEIRMGVSKPAT comes from the coding sequence ATGGACATTGTGAACTTTTTTGAAACCCTGGCGGGCAAGTGGTTCTCCCAGCGCACCACCCACGATCTGGCGGGGCAGAGTTCTCAAGCGGGGCAATCAAATCTGCAAATAGATTTTTTGCCTGCTTCCGATGGCGACCTGGCCGAAACCTGTGCATCCCTGGGCCACGACCTCAGCCAAGTCGCCTGTGGTCTGCGGGTTCACCAGGACAGCCAGATCGACGGGCAGACCCAAAAAACTCAGGGCACGGCTCTGATGATCGTTCTCACCCCTACCGATGCAGGGGAGGGCGTCCTGGTCCAGGCAACCGGGTCGTCGGCCCGCCAGGGGCGCTACCGGATCGAGGACGAGGTTCTGACCATTACAACCCCCACCGAGACCGGCCAGGTGGAAGAACGCCTGTGGTTTATCAACCCCAACCTGCGGATGCGCACCAGCGTGGTCAAAGTGGGAGACACAGAGCAAATAGCGTCGTTTTGCTCCGAAATTCGGATGGGGGTGAGCAAACCCGCTACCTGA
- a CDS encoding NfeD family protein, which produces MTSFSPAQPEPDDFPLEPGPVEHVPWGQDDDQVQVFEGTWSDYTAEVADVLRPGSRYQVKYEATYWTAIPVEPGVDFQPGDLVAVLGRKGNELMIRPMPSPQPSHPDQLPTP; this is translated from the coding sequence ATGACAAGCTTCTCACCAGCCCAACCCGAACCCGATGATTTTCCCCTAGAGCCCGGCCCCGTCGAGCACGTGCCCTGGGGGCAAGACGACGATCAGGTTCAGGTGTTTGAAGGCACCTGGTCTGACTACACCGCTGAAGTAGCCGACGTGCTGCGACCCGGCTCGCGCTACCAGGTCAAGTACGAGGCCACCTACTGGACCGCTATTCCGGTCGAGCCGGGGGTCGATTTCCAGCCCGGCGACCTGGTGGCGGTGCTGGGCCGCAAAGGCAACGAGCTGATGATCAGACCCATGCCTAGTCCGCAGCCCAGTCATCCCGATCAGCTGCCCACGCCATAA